The DNA window TATATTAGGGCTCTTGGATTTATGTATATTAGGTGAGTAGCAATGTATTTAACTATAAACTAGTTTAATACACAGAAAATTGTATTAAATTTACACATTTTCTTTGTACTTCAAGGTACACACAGCCTCCTACTGATCTATGGGACTGGTTTGAATCGTTCCTTGATGATGAAGAGGTATGTCGGCGAGGGtaataatttgttttcttttgtttcctttcatGCTGCTTTTTTAGATTAAAAGTTTTGATACATTTTCCTGTAGTTTGAGCATCTTCATGTTgtgattttcttttaatttaattacACTAATAGATTAATGGGGGGAGTGGGTATGATCCAGAAACAAACTTCGTTTTTTgtgttcaaaatattttaattgaattttccGCTGGCTAAGACTAGTGATCATTTTAAACTTTATGACATATGTTAGAAACTGATGTGAAAACAGTTTAAAGACATTCTTTAAGGTGAGACCTTTGGGCTGCATGGTGGTGTGTCTAATGGCTTTATACTCTATActgttacacatttttaaaaaaaagggggagagaaaaggatATGTTAAACAGACCACAATAAATAAGAGTTTATGGCCAGgactttaaaaaatgcatttgaaagattaggctcctaaatgtATGTATTGTGTATTATTGAAAAATTTAATCTTGTACTTCGGATGGAAAGAAGTGTGTGATTGGGATCAACAATTTTACAGCAAAACTTTATCGGCTCATTTCTGTGGCTATTATATCCCAAGTCACTAGAAACTAAACTACACTAACCAGAAGTGAGCAACTTAATTACTGGATAGGATGGTGCCATCTGTACTTGTCTGAACATTCATGTTGATCCATGGAGTAACAGGAGGAAATTTTAAGTGCTAAATTCCGAACTCCTTCAGTCAAACGGATTGCAGTGTGTTATGGGAATTATTGTTGTCTCTTATCCCAAAATTCCTGGCTAGAGAAATTGAGTGGGAGCATATGTAACACATTTCTAGGTTAGAGGATTTTAAATACACAATCCTCAAATTGCAGTAATATGTAGTATATACTGAGTTTGAGTCTTAAGTGATTTACTAGatttaagaacatattttcctTGACTGGTTGAGACTAACACCCTGTATTACAAGAAATATCCAACTTCATGTTTACAGAAAAGccctatttttaataaaaatgcagTGTAATACATACACATGACTACAACGCAGTATATTTATTTTACACAGCTACTTTCATACTAAGCATCAAATACTGTACAAAGGAGACATTTGTTAATCCAGGTAAACCTGTGTTATTGTATATTTGTAATGTGATCAAAATATTCCTTAATTAAGAATTCAGCTGTGGGGTGATCGCATAATTCATAGTTAGcattccttctccccctccccccccccaagtgggtGCTACTTTATAGAAATATAGTTAATGTTCATATCCAAGAATTAAAGTGCTGCCTTGTAACTTTTTTGGGGGAGGCTTCAGTTCCAGTGTCCTACAAGCTACTTCCTTCATAGGACAAGTTGAACAAGAAAATGAGTGAACTTGCAGGCCTTAATTGGTGTCTTTACTATTAAAGACCCTACTTACAGTTTATACATATGACATACTACACAATTTTTGCTCTAATATTTTGAATAGCAGCATACATTCATGTCTCGTATCTCTCCAAAACTGTATGTTAGAGGAAGCATTAGAACCAGTCTCTCTCTGCCGCTTCCCTAGGACTTCTTTATGTAGGAGGATGTACTTACAGCTGGTTCATATGCATTTTTTTGCCAGTGTTGCACAAACTCATTTAAAGATACAGTAAACATTTATAAGAAGGATAATTTTAACCTCTAAAGTTTTTACTCTAGTCCATAAATCTAATATGTTGAAGCTGTTCAACATTGTCACACTTTCCTGTAACAGAAGGCCTCTTTCTGTTCCATGGTTATTTTTCTAAATGCTTCTAATGTTTGTTCTGTTTAACCATGTAGATACTTGCGAGGTGCTACATTTAAGCTAACTCATTGTTTTCTTCTTTAGATCTCTGTGCAACGATTATATTTGGAAATACTGTATATCTGAACACTTAAATGTGTGTGAGTGCAAGCAGTTTTACATTTAGATTTTCTCTTCATGTTTAGATAACAAATCTCACTTTCCTTGTGTGCTTGCACTATAGGTTTGGGACTTGACAATAGCTGACTAACATGTCCTGAGCTGTGAGAGGGCATAGCAAGAAGGCCTTCATGCGGTAATGACCCTTTTCAGAGACAATGGTCATCATGGATTATGCGTTTCCAAttatttgttcatttatttatttttttacatatttCTAAATTAGAAACCTCACTGCTTCATGGCAGTTGGTTTGCTATTGCTTCCAATTTTGTTAGGACGCCATTTTGTATTACAACTTTCTATATGATCATTTATAGACAGGAAGCGAAGTAGTTCTTATGTGGATAGGCCACAGTGTTGGCTATCACTGTGTACCGTCATGCACCCATAAAATGAGGTATTAAATATAGTCTTACAAAGAAATTCTCAGTTTTGTAGCATTTAAATAAGATACAAGATCATACCATTCAACTAGACAGAGTAAGAGGATTACACTTTAATCTATTCATTGAGACAGTCCCTTAACATCCAGATGGCTGCAGGCTTACTATGGACCTGCATGCATGTGTATTAAGTCCCACTCCCTATCTGTAACAACATTTATTGCCAAATCCAAAGGGTACAAGAATTGGAATTTTTTCTGGAACATTTATTAAAGTGTGAAACAAGTAAATTTTCATAATTATGAGACTTCAAGATGGCAATAAATATATCagcatttgtttaaaataatcaaaGAACTTTTTTGACGGTCAGGATATTTTTCCTTTGTGTTTTGTAGGACCTGGATGTGAAGGCAGGTGGGGGTTGTGTTATGACCATTGGGGAGATGCTTCGTTCCTTTCTTACTAAGCTCGAATGGTTTTCAACATTGTTTCCAAGAATTCCTGTTCCAGTCCAGAAAAACATTGATCAGCAAATAAAAACCAGACCTAGAAAAATCAAGAAGGATGCCAAGGAGGGAGTGGAAGAAATAGACCGACATGCAGAGCGTAGACGTTCAAGGTTATACATTATCTTTTCAAAATAGTGCAATTGTAAAAGCCAATATCTAGTGCCTTACCCTTTGTATTATCAGAAAAAATAGTGTCCTACCTTTGCTGGGACAACTAATGTTTCTAAACCAATCAATCAAAAGAGTTGATTTATGGTAATACTaatgaataaaataataaaattatattgaAATAAATGCATAATGTTTGACAATTAAGGCTAGCATGTGGAACGGGAAGATTCATAAAACACAATCTGGAAAAATCCAGAGAGCTCATTGTTTAAAAATTTCAACTTGTAAatcctttatttttaatgtagGTCTCCAAGAAGATCTGTGAGCCCCAGGAGGTCTCCTAGAAGATCCAGAAGCAGAAGTCATCATCGGGAAGGCCATGGATCATCTAGTTTTGATAGAGAACTAGAACGGGAGAGAGAACGGCAGAGATTAGAACGTGAAgctaaagagaaagaaaaagagaggcgAAGATCACGAAGTACTGATCGTGCATTAGAGCGGAGGCGaagcagaagcagagagagacacagaagCCGTAGTCGAAGTCGTGATAGAAAGGGAGATAGAAGAGACAGGGATAGAGAGCGGGAGAAAGAAAATGAACGAAGCAGGAAAAAAGATAGAGACTATGACAAGGAAAAGGGTaatgaaagagagagatcaaGGGAGCGGTCAAAAGACAGGAAAAGTAAGGGTGAAATAGAAGAGAAAAGACACAAAGATGACAAGGATGAAAAGAAGCACAGGGATGATAAGAAAGATTccaaaaaagacagaaaacataGCAGAAGTCGAAGCAGGGAGAGGAAGCATAGGAGTAGGAGTAGAAGTAAGAATACAGGTAAGCACAGTAGAAGCAGGAGCAAGGAGAAATTAAGTAAACATAAAAATGAAAGTAAAGATAAATCAAATAAACGAAGTAGAAGTGGAAGCAGAGGAAGAACCGATAGTGTGGAAAAGTCCAGAAAACGAGACCACAGTCCCAGCAAAGAGAGATCCCGAAAGCGTAGTAGAAGTAAAGAACGATCCCTTAAACGTGATCACAGTGATAGCAAGGACCATTCAGACAAACATGATTGTCGAAGGAGCCAAAGTACAGAACGAGAGAGCCAAGAAAAGCAACATAAAAACAAAGATGAGACTGTGTGAACTCAATGAAAAGTGGATCACATTGAATCCTATAAATCTTTGATTAAATCCtgcttatttttttcttaaagttgAGATTGTGCAGTAGTTGAGCACTCTTTTTTCAACCTCCCTCTAGGCTGCAGATTGTCATTTCCTATGTTGGGTAGGGAAGTGCCTTTGTAATCCCATTTGATGCATTGATGGTTTCAACCCATGTGTTTAGTTTAATTCATAATACAAAGATTGTTCTTGCGTTTTTATTGTTCAAATGTTTCTCAAATGTACAGTCTGTACATATGTCCTGAAAATGTTTTAATTCCTTTGGTATGGTTGCCATGTTGGTTAAATTTGTATAAGGCAATAAACTGCCACTAATTCTACTTTTGTTTTGTAGATGTGGAATTATGGTTTATATCTAGAAATTAGCATGGCTGTGCTTTGCATAATAGTATGACAGAAGCTTTGGGGGTGGGTCTTGATTATGTATTATAGCTCAAATATTTATGTGCATATGATGTACATAAGGGCTGAAGACTTAGAATTAACTTGTGTCCATTGTATCTACTGTCTTagaaagctttttaaaatgtattatgttTTAATCCCCAACAAAGTGTTATATTCAGAGTAGGTTTTTCAAGCAGGTAGCAATTTTTAATGCAGGGATTTAGATTATGCTGTGGCTTATTTAGTAACCCTCTTAGAAATGCTACCTCAGAGGGACACTGTTAAGGTTGGTAAGCATGTACCATAACTAcctatgcattttttttttcttgtttaaaaagtCCATGTAAATTTGCTCTTCTTTTCAACACTTTCTTcagtttgttttgatttaaaaaaaaaaatcagtgctgtCAACCTGTCACTCATCATAATCCTAGGCTAACAAAGGTGTGTGAGAATGGAGGAGGGAGGTAGGAAGGAGAATTTTTGCCAAGAAACACATTTGAGTTTCAGgcttccaaagcatttttataaatgaaaaacatttaaaataagaaataccTTGATAGTGTCCTTTTTTAATTCATAATGTTTTCTACAAATAATAAAGATTGCTGTTCTGAGCTGAAAATTTCATCTCCAGCAGTGGgaaaagtaaataagtttttaaaacagGTTAGCTAGTAGGAGGTAATACCAAAATGCACTATTGAAAAATCATATAATAAAAGTCCAGTTCTGCTTGATAGGCTGTTCTTATGACTTGTATATTGAGTGAGGAGAACCATCGGTCTGGAATAAACACTGGATTAACTCCTTTGTGCTGGGTGTCAGCTTTTCCCCATATATTCAATGCTATTTGAAAAGATGTATGTGTAGATTTCTTTATACCTTGATCTAAAGAGAAATGGTACTATGTATGGACCAGGACTTCAAAGTAGTTAGTATAAAGACTAACCAGGTTAAACTCAGGGTTTAAGATTGTTGAAAGGTGGATCATTTGTGGTTTTAGTGACCTGAAGGTGAAAAAAATTGAggtttgtgtcatcccttcccccccccttttttttttttgcttttgtatgATGTAGCACTTCTAGGTATTAagtttaaacaaatgtttaataCAATCACTTTCCCTCTCCTGTTCTTACTTTCATAGTATATGTCAATAAATCTAATTGTTAATTTACTGTAGTAAAACAACTTTCTAGTTGTCTCTGATCTTGCAGAATAAATAGCAAGTGCCTGAATTACTAaggcaaaaaagaaaatattttggagaggaaaaaaaatcagctcattTCTGTATTAAAGAAGCAATGGTAGCACAAgctcagtttccccccccccctttttttttctggtcACCTTTAATTCTAAATGTATTGTTAATTTTTCTGCTTTTCCTCCCAGGAGCAGAGAAACACTTTTTTAGTATTAAGGTGCTACtcccttgtgattttttttattattattttttatttaaatcaatgggtaATTGAGTTTGAAATCAGAGTTTGGGGAGAAACTTGTATGGGTGTAAGAGTATCCACTGCAATAGAAAACCCAGACTGCTGTTGCCCTCTATCTTGTTCtcttgctttaaaaacaaacaaacaaaaatttgaGGCTTTTTATCAGAAAATGTATAATCAGCATCTTATTTGCAATTTTGATTACTTTAGTTTCTACTTGCTTTacggggtgggaggggctagcaGCAAGATAGAAGATAGTTCAGAGACTTGGCTTTAAATGATTGACTGCTACTCCCTCTTTTGTACTGAGCTCAGTAGTTgcctgggggtatgtctacactatgggattattccgattttacataaaccggttttttaaaacagattgtataaagtcaagtgcacgtggccacactaagcacattatttcggcggtgtgcgtccatgtaccgaggctagcgtcgatatccggagtgttgcactgtgggtagctatcccgtagctatcccatagttcccacggtctcccccgcccattggaattctgggttgagatcccagtgcaaaAACAgggtcgcgggtgattctgggtaaatgtcactcaatccttcctccatgaaagcaacggcagacaatcatttcatgccctttttccctggattgccctggcagatgccatagcatggcaaccatgcagcccgtttagccttttgtcactgtcaacatatgtgtactggatgctgctgacagacgtactgcagtgctacacagcagcattcatttgcctttgcaaggttaaagagacggttaccagctatagcaccgtctgcaattggaaattggcgatgacagttgtcagtccttttgtaccgtctactgctgtcatgggtgctcctggctggcctcgctgaggtcggccgggggcgcatggacaaaaatgggaatgactccccaggtcattcccttctttatgttttgtctaaaactagagtcagtcctgcctagaatatggggcaggTGTACTAGAGAAtgagagagcacagccgctccgggtcagccccagagatcctgcagaaatgatgccATTTTAGcaggtgcccctgcaacaaccccacccattgcttccctccctccccaatcttcctgggctaccatggcagtgtcccccacatttgtgtgatgaagtaaaaaagaatgcaggaataagaaacactgactttttagtgagataaaatgagggggaggcagcctcccgctgctatgatagtccaggcagtacagaatcttcattagacatgaaaggggggggctgatggagctcagcacccagttgctatgatgaggacggttttcaatccttttgcaccgtctgccaggaatgaccaggagtcattcccattgttgcccaggcgcccctggctgacctcactgaggccagccaggagcactcacgggatgatgaggacggttttccaccattttgtaccgtttgccatcaggaaaggaaggggaggggatgctgctgttcagcgccacAGCAccgtgtctaccagcagcatgcagtagacatacagtgacattgaaaaaaggcaagaaatgatttttttcccttttctttcacggggggagggaggtaaattgacgagatataccctgaaccacccgggacaatgtttttgacacttcaggcattgggagctcagccaagaatgcaaatgcttttcggagattgcggggactgtgggatagctggagtcctcagtcccccttccctccctgagcgtccatttgattctttggctttccgttacacttgtcacgtagcactgtgctgagtccctgctgtggactctgtatcatagcctggagattttttcaaatgctttggcatttcctgtttgcccagcatggagctctgatagaacagatttgtctacccatacagcgatcagatccagtatctcctgtacggtccatgctggagctctttttggatttgggactgcatcaccacccgtgctgatcagagctccatgctgggcaaacaggaaatgaaattcaaaagtttgtggggcttttcctgtctacctggccagtgcatctgagtccagattgctttccagagcagtcacaatggtgcactgtgggatagtgcccagaggccaataccgtcgaattgcggccacattaaccctaatcagacatggcaataccgatttcagcgctactccccttgtcggggaggggtacagaaatcggttttaagagccctttatatcgatataaagggcttcgttgtgtggacgagtgcagggttaattcggtttaaacgcatagtgtagaccaggcctggttCTTTGCAAAAAGTTTTACTTCTCTTGGTGAATTGGATACAGGGCTTAGTAGATAAGTCTGTTAACACATCTTTCCATTTATTTTCCTCCTTGGCTGTGCTGATTGAGACCAGGTTTCTGTTAACATTTGGTTAAATAATGTGACTCTTCAAATTCCATTCAGTAATACAGACACATTATGGTGGATATTTCTGACAAATAAGTACATGCCCTGCTCTGTAGAGCTTACAGTCTGACTGGAGGTATGGTGTAATGAATGAAAACAAGAAGTGGATGAAGTTAGAAAATAAGGAGACAGAGTTGCAAGGTTACATAGTTTAGTGAAAAACTGGTAACACGTGGTCAAGGAACAGGTAAGCCTATGGTGCCTCTTCCACAACTCAGCCACTGCTGCCTTGCTCCTAATGTGCAAAACCCCTGTTGTAGTCCTGTAATTCTTCTGTGTAGATTCTCTCAATCATAGTGAGTTGGATAGTTTATATGGTGGATAAAAGTTTTGTGGATGGTTTGGCTGTAGCCATAAGTAAATAGTGGCTTACATTGCCAGAGGTGAAAACCTATGCCGCTTTGTAACTTACAACACTGCATGCTGATTCATTGCCAGTGAATTACTATATCCTTTATAACCATCAGCAGTAACAATCTGCCAGGTAAAAGCAAATAAAATCCTAAACTTTTGCTTTCAAGAGAACATGCAACTGtactcaaacttctgaaagtgCAGTCTCACGTGTTTTcatttctcagattttggattCACATTTTAATAGAGATTCTTATGGATAATCTCCCCTTCCACATGTGATCATAATCACCTTGTGCCAACTAAAGTTTGCTTGCATGGAAAAATTTTAATGTGTATTTTAGTAGTCTTAATGATATTTAAGAGCTGTCACCCTCTGAGTTGGCTCTGCAGCCCACCAGCAAATGCAAGAAGACTATAGTTTGGCAGTAGGTCTCAGCTGCCCTTTTGGTGGCTGAGCATATGAGAACACCAAGCATTACACTTAGATTCAGAATCTTgacctgccatgccatgccatagAACTTTTATTCATGCAAAATGTGTGTATCTGGGAGGATGGAAGTGAGAGAGAAAATGATGTGCTGAGCTGCTTTCTGTTTACATGACTTGACTCCCATATGCTCAGAACCCTGTTTTTCAGTTGGCATCCCTCTGGCTGAAGAAAATTAGGAAGAATTCTCTAAGTCTGAGGTTGCTGCTTAACTGTCTAGTCTAGTGATTGGTGTCCAGTAATGATGGGGTATTTTCTTCTCTGATTGTATCAGCACAGTGCTGTATGCAATAAtcatagtatttttcagttaaaaattcAGTGATTAGTATGGTCTAAATGCCTAGAGATAAATCCTTTAATGCAGTAATTTGTGTGGCAAGTGGTAAATTTCAAGCACTTGTTCCAGTAGATGAGATGCTACCTAATACAGTGGTTAATGTAAATTGGGGGAAGGTATAGAAGTTGAACCCTTGCCAAACACTAGAACAGATAAACATACTAATAAATTCTGCCATCCTTTATGCAGTAACATACCCTTCCCTGGTAAAACCTGTGGGGGAGAAAAGGAAGGAGGGCAATAAAATTCAGCAAAGCAAATATGGTAGTGCTTCTGATTAATACCTCACTTAAAAGGGGAAAGGTTTTGGAAAATGCAGGTTCTGTGGTCTCCCTACCCAGCTGAACCCAAGGGAAGATGTGGAATCAAAATTACAAGCCCACATtaatacctagttcttatatAGCCATACACAGACTTACCTTTTTGTGACACCTTCCTGGCAGCATGACTCAAGAAACCATGTTGCCATTGGCCACATTAGCTAAGCCTTGGCTGTCCTGCTATGTGTGGAATGGGATATAGCCAGTGTTAATGCCCCCTGCTTTTGTTTATTGTATTTTAGCTGGCTTTGTAAATATCTGGAatataaatttgtttttattggaGGACTTCTTGGGACATCTCAGAAGCATGTAGTGGGAGCTTACTCAACATTTAAGGTGAGTGAGGGTTTGAAACCttaaatcacccccccccccatgtatttTAAATTGCTGTTAAAAGCAAATGGTCTTAAGGGGCTTGAATAAAGATCACTCCCGTCAGGTTTCATTTTTTGTGTATTTATGATGCCCTAATTCTATACTAGTTTATCCCATTATCTATAAACGATTCTAGACTCAGCTAAATTTCTGCtgtaaaaaggcaaaaaaaccccttgTGTGTTTTATACATTATAAAGAACCAAAGTGTGAGTAATATGGAGCAACAAGGAGCCAACTCTTGCTTAacttactcatgtgaatagtgCTAAGTGAGCAGGATTTGTCCCACTGCCTGTACTTCTGTATTCTACTGAAAGATTTGGCAGAGATGTTCAAATGCCTGGATCTTTAAACATCCCTcttttcctctccccaccaccccactccCATCTAGGTTAATGGTGTGGTGAGCCCTGCCAATTTTGTCTGGAAAGGCCTAGATTTTACAAAAATATGCTGCATGGATGGAGCCCTGTGCCTGCAcagaatcccactgacttcagtggggctcaggtAATATTGCAGTATTGGGGCCTACTCTAGCAAGAGGTTTTGCAGATATACTGTCCTTCTATAATAGATAGAAAGCATGGGACACAGTAGATGAGGACTCCATAGTGTAtgtgcagggggaaaaaacccaaacccagtgGTTTATACACTGTAGTAATTAGGATGCCTTGATGGTGGAACCTTTTAATAGCAGCACCTGAGTGCttaccccctccccacctttgATAAATTCTGAAGGCAGAGCTATAAAAGAAAGCATTGTGCCCCAGCTGCCTCCAGTCTAAGATTTAATTAGGAGCTAACCTGAGTGGGGAGTAAGACTCTACATATATTCAATCTTGAAAAACTCTGCTTAAAGGTAAGTAAACTTCATTCCTTAGAGTATGTTGCTGTTTGTAACTATTTACCTACTACGTATTTAATTCTAATTAAAGTTAGCTCATTCTCTTAAACAGTCTTAAGTATGTTTGAGTTTAATGAGGGCTGATGTAATTAAGATATCCAAATTTTATGCAGCTGGTTGTTTTGAGTCAATGTAATTTGATTTTATCAAAAACCATCATAAAGGTATTCACTTAAAATTAGTGTACCTACACTGTTTAGCAGTACTTTTCTTGAAATTCTATTGAAATTTCTCACTATTATTCATGCAGCCTGCTCCTTAATTAAAAAAGTCATATGTGGACTTGGATTTTCTATAGCAAAGGTGAAAAGTTAGTCATTTAAACTACTACTGGTTTCATTAAAACTAATGGCTAGACATCCTCTTTAGATGACATTACAAAGATGAGGTACAAAAATTATGAAGCAGCATAGCTAGACTTATCCATTGTTTTCtacatttaaattttttaaagtaaattggTAGCTGTAATGGTGACAAACTTTCAAAGTACAAAGCCAGTATAACCTGTCCCCTGCAATAATTTTGCCCTGTAAACTGACTCGTATATCTCAATGAGTGGTAACTTACATGTCAATAATGACACTTTAAATATCAACATTAACTATTTTACTGCCTACCAAAGCATGTCAGAAATGCAGATCTGCATTCATGTTTCTGTGTATGTGAGTGGAGGGTGGGAGAGACAGCCACACATGAGGACTAGCCCAAGGGAGGGTGCAGAAGATGTGTACTAAGAGTTGTGCCTAAAATATGAGGTGATTGGTTCCATACTCCTGAAGGTATGGTTTAGTATTCAAAAGTGGTTGCAGCCTGTTTATTTTTCAATTGAAGGATAAAAAATACAGTTTAAGTCTGGGAGCCACTAGTGAATGCAACCTACAGGCTAAAAAGCCAGTTGGTCTTCAGCTGGAGATCGTCACTTGTTTAAGCTGTTCTACATCTATAAAAACAGGTACAATGCACCTATCTAAACTTATCTTTCCTCTGGAAGAGGTGAGAGAACTGCCATCTTTACCAAATTTCCTGACTCTACAGAGAAGctttcagagggcctggggctcaAAAATGTAATAGAGTATAGGCTTTATTAATTGTTGGTGCAAACCCACTGCCTGCATATTATGAACTTTTGGGGAAGAGAGGTAGCTTAGTGACAGGGGCTGGTTGAGTCCATGGTACCTATTGAGTTTCTGGGAGTGGACAGGTGCAAGCCTGCCCCCCTCTGAAGACCCCAcctccagcctaaggggaggatccactgaACCTAAGGCTCAAGTAAGGTAACAGGGATGGGAATAAAGGTTACAGGGTCAAAAGAAGGGATCCGAGGCGGGGTGGGGACTACAacacaccaagcagagaaccctagACAGCTTCTCACTGCTTCTCAAAGGTGTCTAAGGAGCCAGTGGATGTGGCTCAGGGGAACTGCCCAGATGCATGATCTAAGGGAAGAGCAGAAATAGGCCTCAGTCTCAAAGTACTTCCCTGTCCAGCATACTCCTGGTATGGTGGATGGCCACATTAACCAGCACTAGGAGGTTGTTGACAAGGAGGTCTTGTAACTTTGTGGGGTTATGGATGGGTGAGTGTAGATCAGGTGGTgtgggggaaaagtgcaaccagaCCCTAAGGagaaggttctggaacagccatAAAAAGGGGTGCAACCTGGCACatgccagggtctccttcatgcTGCAAAAGAAGCaaatgtgggggagagaggtgaACCATGCCAAGTACATGCCCATGCTCTAGCCTCAGTGAAGGAACCACCAACTATTATCCCCAGTGGGCCACAGCTGAGTGAATGGTAGC is part of the Mauremys mutica isolate MM-2020 ecotype Southern chromosome 8, ASM2049712v1, whole genome shotgun sequence genome and encodes:
- the PRPF38B gene encoding pre-mRNA-splicing factor 38B; the encoded protein is MANNSPAAGAGNCQQQQAAQHQAGSVPPAQPPLQSGAPKPAASGKQGNVLPLWGNEKTMNLNPMILTNILSSPYFKVQLYELKTYHEVVDEIYFKVTHVEPWEKGSRKTAGQTGMCGGVRGVGTGGIVSTAFCLLYKLFTLKLTRKQVMGLITHTDSPYIRALGFMYIRYTQPPTDLWDWFESFLDDEEDLDVKAGGGCVMTIGEMLRSFLTKLEWFSTLFPRIPVPVQKNIDQQIKTRPRKIKKDAKEGVEEIDRHAERRRSRSPRRSVSPRRSPRRSRSRSHHREGHGSSSFDRELERERERQRLEREAKEKEKERRRSRSTDRALERRRSRSRERHRSRSRSRDRKGDRRDRDREREKENERSRKKDRDYDKEKGNERERSRERSKDRKSKGEIEEKRHKDDKDEKKHRDDKKDSKKDRKHSRSRSRERKHRSRSRSKNTGKHSRSRSKEKLSKHKNESKDKSNKRSRSGSRGRTDSVEKSRKRDHSPSKERSRKRSRSKERSLKRDHSDSKDHSDKHDCRRSQSTERESQEKQHKNKDETV